In Paraburkholderia sp. PGU19, the sequence CAGCGCCTGCGTGCGCGCGTCGCCTTCGCCGAACCACTTGTTCAGCCCGCGTGCGTCGATCGCAATGGCGGCCATGGCTAGCCCCTGAAAATATCGAACGGTTCGATGCGCAGCACGCGCCGTACACCAAGGTAGCTCGACGAGGCTGCGATCACCACGACCATCGCGAACGCGAGCGCGAGATTGCCGAAGGTGATCATTGCCGCGTAGTCCGGCACGCGCAGACGGACGAGACTGATCGACGCCGCGCACAGCCCCACGCCGAGCCCGTAGCCCGTCAGCGCGGTGAACGTTGCCTGGAACAGGATCATCGCGACCAGCTCTCGGCCCTTTGCGCCGATCGCCTTCAGCGCGCCGAACTTCTCCAGGTTTTCGAGGATGAACGTGTAGAAGGTCTGGCCGGAGATGGACAGGCCCACAATGAAACTGATCGCCGTCATCAACAGAATGTTCGTGCCCAGCCCGGTTTCGTATTTGTAGAAGTGCGAGATGCGTTGCATGAACTCCTTCTTCGTGTAGGCAACGTATCCGAGCGAAACGACAACCTGCTTGATATGGGCGACGTCCGCGGCCGATTTGGGCTCGACGAGAATATAGGACGTGGTGTAGCGCGTCGACGGGATGTACTCGACCGCCCGCTTGTACGTCGTGTAGAGCGTCGGCGTGCCGAACAGGCCGCTGCTGGTCACGGTTGCGATGCCGACCACAACGCCGCGATGGTCGTTGAGTTCGAAGTCTGTGCCCAGCCTGGGGTTATGCAGCTTGACGAATTCCGCGTCGTCGATGGCGATGAAACCATTCTCCGCGTAAATGTCTTCGATCCGGCCGGCCTTCATCTTGGGCCAGCCAAACAGGCTCGCATCGTCCAGCCCGATCACCGTGACGGCCTGATACGCGCCATCGCGCAGACGGACCAGCGCGACACCCGAATAGAGCGGCACTGCATATTTGACACCGTCGATGCTGCGCACGGCGTCGAGCACGTAATCCGGCATGCCGATGCTGCTCGCGATCGTCTGAACGGCGGGATCCATCACCCACATCTTTGCACCGACATTGATGACGGTAGATGACGATTTGTTGAGAATGCCCGCGAACAGCGACGTCATTTCGATCATCAGAAACACAGCGAACGTGATGCCGACGATCAGCGCGGTGAACTTGGCGCTATCGTTGACGAGCAGCTTGAACGCGAGCCTGAGGATGCCTTTCATCTCGTTTTCTCATCCGGTGGCGGTCGAAGCCGTTGCATCGGTATCGGCCGCCTGCTGCCGGGACTCAGCCCTGCTCACCGTGTTCCGGCTCAGTGCCACGCACCAGCAGCACGGGACACTGCGCAAACCGGACGAAGCGCTCGGCCACGCTGCCCAGCACGATGCGGCGCACGCCTCGCCGCCCGTGCGTCCCGAGGATCACGAGATCCGCACCCAGCCGCTCGGCGCAATGTTGCAGCGTCGTCGCGACGTCTTCGTTCATACGTTCGGTCTCGACCATCTCCGCATCGCAAGCGACCCCTGCCTGACGGCAGACTGCTTCCGCTTTCTCCAGCGTGGTACGGCCATCCTTACGCAGCGCATCGACGAGCGCGATGGGATCGTAGTAACCGGCATAGTTGAAGAGAGGCGTCTTGTCGACCACGTATACGGCCTGAATTTTCCCGCCCGTGAGGCGCGCCATCTTCACTGCCTCCTTCAGCACCCGCTCCGACGTCTTGCTGCCGTCGAGTGCGATCAGAATCTGTTTGTACATATGAATGCCGCCTCCTTGAAATATTCCTGCACCACGATTCGCCGTGCGCCATGACACCTCGCATGGCATGCTTCTTATCTTCGATGCTTGCGCGGTTGCGCACTTGACCTGAATCAAGGCTCGACGTCTCGCCACGCCAGTCTGTGTTTTGCCGGAATCGTCCCGTCGGTTGACGTATCTCAACGGATGAAGACGTGGTCGTCGTACAGTCAAACCGGACAGCAAAAGACATTGATGCATACCTTTTCGCCCGAGCCTTCCGGTGCCGCAGCGATGCAGGCGCTCGCAATGGCAAACACCGAAGCGTTGGACAACTGGATGACGCTCTGCAAGGAAACGTGGATGCGGGCGGCGGCCGTTCGAAATCCGCTCGAATACGCCGCGATTGGAAACTTGATGCTGCCCGCCTGCGCGTCCCACGCGATGCTGTATTGCAAGCGCCTCTCGGACATCGCTGCGGGCGCGCCAGCGGCGGCGAGCAGGCCGCTGGCGGCCTCCGAGGCCAGCACGCCCGCCGCCATCGATCTGTCGGCAAACGCGCCGTTGCGCCCCGCCGTCAAGGACTCCCCCGACCTCACCCATGTACAGACGCGGTCCGTCAAGGACGCTGTCAAACGACCGATACCCGCCCCGCGGTTTCGCGGCGAATGATTCGGGACGCGCTGTATCCCTGCACGCGCTGGCCTTGGCGGTGCCCCGCGCCAGCCGTCACGGCCGCATTCGTCAGCGTGTCCCGCAGCGCGTGAAGCTCACTGTGCGGTCGGGCAATGTCATCGTTCGGATGCTTGATGTTGCGATGCATCTCGCGTCGCAGCACCCTCTCCCCTGTTCCGATGCGAATCACGCGGCGAAAAGGCATGTCCCCATTGCGGGCGTGTGCGGCACGGGCGGAAACACATCCCAGGTGCCTTGGCCGTGCCGGAAGAAAACGATGCTCAATGGGCTGTTCGACACCACGCCCTCCAGACGAACGAATCGCACGCCGCCGGAACCGAAACGCCCGATCTGGGTCACCCTGGCCGGAATGGAGCGCGTCGGCGCGAGCCACTTGTCGACGAGATCTCTGAGGGAAATGCCATTGCCGTTCATTTCGTGCTCCTCGTTCTGCCTGCCCCCATGACCGAGCGTGCGTCTGTGTGTCGGCGACGGGTTGAGTACATTATTGAGGGCACCTGCTTCGATTGAAATCGGCGAGCCTTTAAACGTTGGTAGTCGGTGAAGCCATGAAGTAGGAATATTCCTAGCTGCATTCGCCGCTAGTGTCCCGAGTTAGAAATTCATTGCCTTATTTGCGTTGTGTGTACTAACCTGGGTTGCAGGGTTCGCAAATAAGCGAGGCAACGATGAGAGGAAGACCGAAGGCGCCACTGGTCCTGAGTGGGTCGGAACGCGAACAGCTCGTAGCGCTGACGATGCGACGCAAGACGGCACAGGCACTTGCCCTGAGAGCGCGTATTGTGCTGGCTTGCGCCGAGGGCATTGACAACAAGACGGTCGCGACAAGACAACGTGTCACCTCGCATACGGTTTCGAAGTGGCGTTCGCGATTCATCAATCACCGCGTGGACGGGTTGCTCGATGCACCGCGCCCGGGCGCACCGAGGACGATCGAGGACGCGCAGGTGGAGGCGGTCGTCGCACGCACGCTCGAATCCGTACCCACGGGCGCGACTCACTGGAGCACGCGCACAATGGCCCGCGAGATGGTGATGTCGCAGACAGCCGTGTCGCGGATCTGGCGTGCCTTCGGATTGCAGCCGCATCGGCAGGAGACCTTCAAGCTCTCCACTGATCCATTTTTCGTCGACAAGGTGCGCGATATCGTCGGGCTGTATCTGGACCCGCCGCTCAAGGCCATGGTGTTGTGCGTGGACGAAAAGAGCCAGATCCAGGCGCTGGACCGCACCCAGCCTATGCTGCCGCTGGCCCCGGGCATCCCTGAGCGACGCACGCACGACTATATGCGCCACGGCACGACCACACTGTTCGCGGCGCTGGACATCTCCACGGGCGAAGTCATTGGCGAACTGCATCGGCGTCATCGCAGCGGTGAATTCCTGCAGTTCCTGCGCACCATCGAGGCCAATGTGCCACCCCAACTGGAGGTCCATCTTGTGATGGACAACTACGGTACGCACAAGACTCCCTCGATCAATAACTGGTTGGCTCGCCATCCGCGTTTCCATGCGCATTTCACCCCCACATCTGCTTCGTGGATTAACCAGGTCGAACGATAGTTTGCCACGCTCAGCGAGACATACATCCGCCGTGGCACTCATCGCTCCACCCGGCAACTTGAACAGGCGATTCGCCAATACATCCAGATCAACAACACTGATCCGAGACCTTTCAACTGGACCAAATCGGCCGACGACATCCTCTCCAGCGTCAAGCGATTTTGTCTACGAATTTCTAACTCGGGACACTAGATCCCGAACACATAAGTCCAGCAGTATCGAGCCCGTGCTAGCGGCGCACAGCAGGTCTGGTGCGTGCGTCTTTACGTTCCCTTCGCGATCACGCATCCCGAACCCGGCGTCGCCGCGACCGCGAGTTCGACGATTTCAGTTGTGATCTCATCCTGACGGACGATGCGAGCGTCGCGCGTCAGTGCTTTCAACGTCTCGCCGACGTGGTCGCTCGCCGCGAGCATTGCGGTCATGCGAGCCGCGTTTTCTGCAGCAAAAGACAACATGAGTCCCTCGCATAGCTCGACATAAACGTAACGCTCCGCCAGCCCCGTCAACATCCTGTCTATCGGCAACGTGAGCAACGGCGCCCGCACGCATGGCGCCGTCTTGAAGCGGTCGAAATCGAACGGCACGAGCCGCCTCGTCACGACCGCCACCTGCGCCCCTTGCCCCGGCAGCGCATGCACCAGCCATATCGCCGACGCGGGATGCGCTTCGAACCGCGCAAACACGGCATCGCTGATGCGACCGGCCACACGCATCACGTCGTCCGCATGACTGGCCATTGGCAGGGACCAGTCGTACGCGAGCCCGCGTTCATCCGCCAGCGCCGCACCGCGCGTGCCGACCACGAACCGCGCAGCCGCGCGACCCGACGGCCAGTTTTCGACGCGTTCCAGCAGCCGCTCGTTGAACCCGCCGACGAAGCCCTGCTCCGTACAAAGCACGATCAGGACGGGCGTCAGGTCGCGCTCCGGCGGGGCGTCGCTCGCGTCTCGATGTGCCGTTGCCGCGAGCACCATGCCGATTGCCTCGCCAACCGTCGCCGCAACGGAACGTATCCCGGCGAGCCGCGCCTGCGCCTCGCGCTCGCGCGCCGCGGCGATCCCGCGCATCGCGCCGATCACAGCGTCCAGTTGATGCGCGGTCGCCATCCTGCCTTCGATTTCACTGAGCCGGCTGGTCATCGGCGTGCCCCCGTCGGGTCAGGTCGCCGGCCGCTTCCGGCTTCGCGCATTCGACGATTTCGCGTATGCCATCGATCAGGCGCTGACGCAGCGCGTCGTCGAGCGGCGCCGCGAGCGCGCCGGCATCCGGTGCGTCCCCCGTCAGCCCGTGCGCCGGGCCGGACGTCACGAGCCGCTGGCGCGCCAGTGCAATCGCTTCGACGGGCATGCCGTCGAACAGACCGTCGGCCAGCGCGCAGAGCAACGCGACCTGATCGATGCCCCGTAACGCGCTAAAGCGCGGTTGCGCGAACAAAGCACGGATGCGTTTGCCGCGCTCGACCTGCGCGACCACGCGGGCGTCCGCGAGCCCGCCGAAGCGGCTGAACACTTCCAGTTCGAGAAACTGCGCATAGTCGAGCCGCAAGCGCCCGGCGACGTCCCGCAATGCCGGATACTGCGCCTTCCCGCCCACGCGGCTCACACTCAGCCCGACATCGACGGCGGGACGCTGGTTGGCCGCGAACAGTGCCGTATCGAGCACGATCTGGCCATCCGTGATCGAAATCAGATTGGTCGGGATGTAGGCGGACAGATTGCCCGCGTCGGTTTCGGCAATCGGCAAGGCCGTCAGCGAGCCGCCTCCCAGATCCGCTGATAGCCGGGCCGCACGTTCGAGCAGACGGGCATGCAGATAGAAGATGTCCCCCGGATAGGCGTCGCGTCCCGGCGGCTCGCGCGTCAGCAACGCGAGTTCGCGATGCGTGGCCGCATGTTTGGTCAGATCGTCGACGACGATCAACGCGTGCTGCCCACGATCCCGGAAAAACTCCGCTATCGAGAAGCCGGCAAACGGCGCGATCCATTGCAATCCGGGCGGCGAGGCCGACGATGCCACCACGAAGACGCATCGTTCGGGGGCGCCGTATTGCCGTATCGCATCGATTGCGCGCTGTACGGTCGTCGAGCGCTGACCGATCGCCACATAGACGCAGATCACGTCGCTGTGTCGCTGATTGACGATCGTCTCGATTGCAAGCGATGTCTTGCCGGTGGCACGGTCGCCGATAATCAGTTCCCGCTGACCCCGGCCGACTGCAAACAACGCATCGACGATCAGCACGCCCGTTTCGAGCGGTTCACTGACGAACTCCCGGTCGATGATGGCGGGCGCCGGACGTTCGACGGGTAGCCGGCGCTCCGTCCTGATCGCTTCTCCGCCATCGAGCGGCCGTCCCAGCGGATCGACCACGCGCCCGAGCAGCGCCTCCCCAACCGGTACCTCGAGCACGGTATGGCGGGGCGTCACCCGCATACCCGCCTGCACCGACTCGCTGCTGTCGAGCATGACGACGCTCGCGACTTCCACGTCGAGCGAATGCACGTAGCCCGTGACGCCGCCATCGATATCGACCAGC encodes:
- a CDS encoding ABC transporter permease, giving the protein MKGILRLAFKLLVNDSAKFTALIVGITFAVFLMIEMTSLFAGILNKSSSTVINVGAKMWVMDPAVQTIASSIGMPDYVLDAVRSIDGVKYAVPLYSGVALVRLRDGAYQAVTVIGLDDASLFGWPKMKAGRIEDIYAENGFIAIDDAEFVKLHNPRLGTDFELNDHRGVVVGIATVTSSGLFGTPTLYTTYKRAVEYIPSTRYTTSYILVEPKSAADVAHIKQVVVSLGYVAYTKKEFMQRISHFYKYETGLGTNILLMTAISFIVGLSISGQTFYTFILENLEKFGALKAIGAKGRELVAMILFQATFTALTGYGLGVGLCAASISLVRLRVPDYAAMITFGNLALAFAMVVVIAASSSYLGVRRVLRIEPFDIFRG
- a CDS encoding universal stress protein, which gives rise to MYKQILIALDGSKTSERVLKEAVKMARLTGGKIQAVYVVDKTPLFNYAGYYDPIALVDALRKDGRTTLEKAEAVCRQAGVACDAEMVETERMNEDVATTLQHCAERLGADLVILGTHGRRGVRRIVLGSVAERFVRFAQCPVLLVRGTEPEHGEQG
- a CDS encoding FoF1 ATP synthase subunit gamma, with the protein product MTSRLSEIEGRMATAHQLDAVIGAMRGIAAAREREAQARLAGIRSVAATVGEAIGMVLAATAHRDASDAPPERDLTPVLIVLCTEQGFVGGFNERLLERVENWPSGRAAARFVVGTRGAALADERGLAYDWSLPMASHADDVMRVAGRISDAVFARFEAHPASAIWLVHALPGQGAQVAVVTRRLVPFDFDRFKTAPCVRAPLLTLPIDRMLTGLAERYVYVELCEGLMLSFAAENAARMTAMLAASDHVGETLKALTRDARIVRQDEITTEIVELAVAATPGSGCVIAKGT
- a CDS encoding F0F1 ATP synthase subunit alpha, with translation MDTRDDMNDGWLACKRSALAAIELETRAIAMGRVERIADGIAFVSGLPDVALDELVDIDGGVTGYVHSLDVEVASVVMLDSSESVQAGMRVTPRHTVLEVPVGEALLGRVVDPLGRPLDGGEAIRTERRLPVERPAPAIIDREFVSEPLETGVLIVDALFAVGRGQRELIIGDRATGKTSLAIETIVNQRHSDVICVYVAIGQRSTTVQRAIDAIRQYGAPERCVFVVASSASPPGLQWIAPFAGFSIAEFFRDRGQHALIVVDDLTKHAATHRELALLTREPPGRDAYPGDIFYLHARLLERAARLSADLGGGSLTALPIAETDAGNLSAYIPTNLISITDGQIVLDTALFAANQRPAVDVGLSVSRVGGKAQYPALRDVAGRLRLDYAQFLELEVFSRFGGLADARVVAQVERGKRIRALFAQPRFSALRGIDQVALLCALADGLFDGMPVEAIALARQRLVTSGPAHGLTGDAPDAGALAAPLDDALRQRLIDGIREIVECAKPEAAGDLTRRGHADDQPAQ